From Caldisericaceae bacterium, one genomic window encodes:
- a CDS encoding sodium:proton antiporter — protein MIFYITALIIIGIGLYALIIKSNLIKKIIGLDLIETGINLLIVSIGYIDGKEAPIFTFNVRNAASMVDPVPQALTLTSIVIGASELALAAAFVVLLYRKYGTLNVKKIRSLKW, from the coding sequence ATGATTTTCTATATTACAGCATTGATCATCATTGGTATTGGATTATACGCTTTAATTATAAAAAGTAACCTTATTAAAAAAATCATCGGACTTGACCTTATTGAAACTGGAATAAATTTACTCATTGTTTCCATTGGCTATATAGATGGTAAAGAGGCACCCATATTTACTTTTAATGTGCGAAATGCTGCCTCGATGGTTGACCCAGTGCCACAAGCTCTAACTCTTACTTCAATTGTCATAGGCGCTTCTGAATTAGCTCTTGCTGCTGCGTTTGTTGTGCTTTTGTATAGAAAGTATGGCACATTGAATGTAAAGAAAATAAGGAGTCTGAAATGGTAA
- a CDS encoding Na(+)/H(+) antiporter subunit B: protein MIRKIIYGIFILIIVSAIAMFLRGTPFGVDKMDVGKYYLEETIPQTGAANVVTSVTLFYRGFDTLGEVTVLFTAALGVAVLLFIEDKKRKMTYVKANFVTKIGTRIVFPFILLTGAYIFMHGHLTPGGGFQGGALIATGFLLLYLAYEETSIDRKKFYLVEGLGGLTYVIVGLLGYFMRDSFLANVLPNGTLFDLLSGGIILPIYIGVGLKVGSELANIVDDLFCEVKCTGGE, encoded by the coding sequence ATGATTAGAAAAATTATTTACGGGATTTTTATCCTCATCATCGTTTCTGCCATTGCAATGTTTTTGAGAGGGACTCCTTTTGGCGTTGATAAAATGGATGTAGGAAAATATTATCTTGAAGAAACAATCCCTCAAACTGGAGCAGCAAATGTGGTTACCTCGGTAACTCTATTTTACAGAGGATTTGATACCTTAGGTGAAGTGACTGTTCTTTTTACAGCTGCCTTAGGTGTTGCTGTGCTTTTGTTTATAGAAGATAAAAAAAGAAAAATGACTTACGTTAAAGCAAACTTTGTTACAAAAATCGGAACAAGGATTGTTTTTCCTTTTATTTTATTAACTGGTGCTTACATCTTCATGCATGGCCATTTAACACCTGGTGGTGGTTTTCAGGGTGGGGCGCTTATTGCAACAGGTTTCCTTTTACTCTATCTTGCTTATGAAGAAACATCAATTGATAGAAAAAAGTTTTATCTTGTTGAAGGACTTGGTGGGTTAACATACGTTATTGTTGGTTTACTTGGTTATTTTATGAGAGATTCATTTCTTGCAAACGTTCTTCCCAACGGAACGCTCTTTGATTTACTTTCAGGTGGAATAATTCTCCCTATCTACATTGGTGTTGGATTAAAAGTTGGTTCTGAGCTTGCAAATATTGTTGACGATCTCTTTTGTGAAGTAAAGTGCACTGGAGGTGAATAG
- a CDS encoding DUF4040 domain-containing protein, translated as MNPVVLIFSYILLLASIGLSLISIEVKDLLAAVIFMGAASLIVSLIFLILQAPDVAMSEAAIGAALTMAIYVIAVKKTEKEDKDD; from the coding sequence ATGAATCCAGTTGTGCTTATTTTTTCATACATTCTTCTTCTTGCATCCATTGGGCTTTCTCTCATTTCAATAGAAGTGAAAGACCTTCTTGCAGCAGTAATATTTATGGGAGCAGCAAGTCTTATAGTTTCGTTGATTTTCCTTATTTTACAAGCACCCGATGTTGCAATGTCTGAAGCGGCAATTGGCGCTGCACTTACAATGGCAATCTATGTTATTGCTGTAAAGAAGACAGAAAAGGAGGATAAAGATGATTAG
- the mnhG gene encoding monovalent cation/H(+) antiporter subunit G → MSVSVVIGYILMFVGVFFFLVSAIGLLRLPDLYTRMQAATKSTTLGAISSIIGIGLMREDILIKSIILAVFILITAPISGSALIRAAYKAKSPLTNKTVVDKFREKEGE, encoded by the coding sequence ATGAGTGTGTCTGTAGTTATTGGCTATATTTTAATGTTTGTGGGGGTGTTTTTCTTTCTTGTTTCCGCAATAGGATTATTAAGGCTTCCAGATTTATATACAAGGATGCAAGCAGCAACTAAATCAACAACACTTGGAGCTATTTCTTCTATTATTGGGATCGGCTTGATGAGAGAAGACATTCTTATAAAGTCAATTATTCTTGCGGTTTTTATTCTTATCACTGCACCTATTTCTGGCTCTGCGCTCATTAGAGCAGCTTATAAAGCAAAATCACCACTAACTAATAAAACAGTAGTAGATAAATTCAGAGAGAAAGAAGGTGAATAG
- a CDS encoding cation:proton antiporter (subunit F of antiporter complex involved in resistance to high concentrations of Na+, K+, Li+ and/or alkali), with protein sequence MKLVDVIYLAFMTISFLLMLIRLIKGNDTPNRAMALDAITTLTIALFVFFAFIFERSFYMDVAIVYAIISFVGVLVVARFIERGL encoded by the coding sequence ATGAAACTTGTAGATGTAATTTATCTTGCTTTTATGACTATTTCTTTTCTTCTTATGCTCATTAGGCTTATTAAGGGAAACGATACTCCTAATAGGGCTATGGCTCTTGATGCAATAACAACTCTTACAATTGCTTTATTCGTGTTTTTTGCTTTTATCTTTGAAAGGTCTTTCTATATGGATGTTGCAATTGTATATGCAATTATCTCATTTGTGGGAGTTCTTGTTGTTGCAAGGTTCATCGAAAGGGGGCTTTAA
- a CDS encoding Na+/H+ antiporter subunit E produces MEKANYLSKVIFETLLLFLTWILLTESFALSELVFGFLISLIISLGSANLFTEHGLSHLHPKKFFYFVVYIPYYIYQVIKANIIMAIIVLSPSLPIKPGIVKVKTNLKTDVGKLALANSITLTPGTITMDIDGDELFVHWIVVEDESVEGATKSIVGPFEKFLEEIFS; encoded by the coding sequence ATGGAAAAAGCAAACTATCTAAGCAAAGTAATCTTTGAAACCCTTCTACTCTTCTTAACATGGATCCTTTTAACAGAGAGTTTTGCTTTATCTGAACTTGTATTTGGTTTCTTAATTTCACTCATTATTTCCTTGGGTAGTGCGAATTTGTTTACTGAACATGGTTTGTCGCATTTACATCCAAAAAAGTTTTTTTATTTTGTTGTGTATATTCCATATTATATCTATCAGGTTATTAAAGCAAATATCATTATGGCAATAATTGTTCTTTCTCCAAGCTTACCTATTAAACCTGGCATTGTGAAAGTAAAAACCAATTTGAAAACTGACGTTGGAAAACTTGCGCTTGCTAACTCAATAACGCTTACTCCCGGGACTATTACTATGGACATTGATGGTGATGAACTTTTTGTGCATTGGATTGTTGTTGAAGATGAATCTGTAGAGGGAGCAACAAAATCAATTGTTGGCCCTTTTGAAAAATTTTTAGAGGAGATCTTTTCATGA
- the lpdA gene encoding dihydrolipoyl dehydrogenase — protein sequence MEEFDVIVIGSGSAGYVSAIRLADLGKSVLIVEERTLGGTCLNRGCIPTKAILKASDVYRESLESKVFGIHVENVSYNSEEIKKWKEIVVKKLVSGVDFLLKARKVQIKYGKGYIVDGNTVEVQTETGKEIFKGKDIIIATGSEPAMIPAFKIDHTNVLTSDDALELTSYPKEIVIVGAGAIGMEFATFFNAFNIKVTVVEMMETVTPTLQDKRLTNLIQRIYEKKGVVFKLGKKIENIETKENKVYLTLNDGEVIETEKVLVSIGRKLNSENIGLEKLNIKTEKGKILVDEYLRTNVEHHYAIGDVTGGLLLAHKAMKEGETVAEIIAGNDKKMDYRVVPWAIFTTPEIASVGFTEEEAKKKEVEVVVGEFPFTANGKAVSMNATEGIVKVVAKKDTKEIIGAQIVGPEASVMIAELALAVKNNLTLNDVADTIHTHPTLPEATMEATKVPLGEVVHMVVRK from the coding sequence ATGGAAGAATTTGATGTAATTGTTATTGGCTCAGGAAGCGCAGGCTATGTATCAGCAATTAGGCTTGCGGATCTTGGGAAAAGTGTATTAATTGTTGAAGAAAGAACTCTTGGTGGAACATGCCTTAACAGAGGTTGTATCCCTACAAAAGCCATTCTTAAAGCTTCGGATGTCTATAGAGAGTCACTTGAATCAAAAGTTTTTGGCATCCATGTAGAAAATGTAAGTTATAATAGTGAAGAAATTAAAAAATGGAAAGAAATTGTTGTAAAGAAACTCGTTTCCGGAGTTGATTTTCTTCTTAAGGCAAGAAAAGTGCAAATAAAATACGGCAAAGGTTATATTGTAGATGGAAATACTGTTGAAGTTCAGACAGAGACAGGTAAAGAAATTTTTAAAGGAAAGGATATAATTATTGCAACGGGTTCAGAACCTGCGATGATCCCTGCCTTTAAAATTGACCACACAAATGTGCTTACTTCAGATGATGCCTTAGAACTTACAAGTTATCCAAAAGAAATTGTAATTGTTGGTGCAGGAGCTATAGGAATGGAATTTGCTACCTTTTTTAATGCATTTAATATAAAAGTAACTGTCGTGGAAATGATGGAAACAGTCACACCTACCTTACAAGATAAAAGACTTACCAATCTAATACAAAGAATATACGAGAAAAAAGGGGTTGTATTTAAATTGGGCAAAAAAATCGAGAACATCGAAACTAAAGAAAATAAAGTTTATTTAACACTAAACGATGGAGAAGTTATTGAAACAGAAAAAGTGCTTGTTTCGATAGGAAGAAAATTAAATTCAGAGAATATTGGTCTTGAAAAATTAAATATCAAAACAGAAAAAGGGAAAATATTAGTAGACGAATACTTAAGGACAAATGTAGAACACCACTATGCAATAGGAGATGTTACAGGAGGTTTATTGCTTGCACACAAAGCAATGAAGGAAGGAGAAACTGTAGCTGAAATCATTGCAGGAAACGATAAGAAAATGGATTATAGAGTTGTGCCATGGGCAATATTTACAACTCCAGAAATCGCTTCCGTTGGATTCACAGAAGAAGAAGCAAAGAAGAAAGAGGTTGAAGTGGTAGTTGGAGAGTTCCCATTTACCGCAAACGGAAAAGCCGTTTCAATGAATGCAACAGAGGGAATTGTTAAAGTTGTTGCAAAGAAAGACACAAAAGAAATCATTGGAGCACAAATTGTTGGTCCTGAAGCTTCAGTTATGATAGCAGAGTTAGCACTTGCAGTAAAAAATAATCTCACATTAAATGATGTTGCAGATACGATACATACACACCCAACACTTCCAGAAGCAACAATGGAAGCAACTAAAGTGCCACTTGGTGAAGTAGTCCATATGGTAGTAAGAAAATAG
- a CDS encoding acetate kinase, whose amino-acid sequence MDVLTFNCGSSSVKYQLYKWNERRIVASGIVERVTIGGSFIKHEVPGRDSVKIYHECPTHKEAIDLVIKTLTDKEVGVIENVKDIKAVGHRVVHGGEKFNKSVLITDEALSVFEELQDLAPLHNPPNIMGIKAAKSVLPDIPHIAIMDTAWHQTMPKHAFIYALPYEWYEKNRIRRYGFHGTSFLYVAKRASVLLGKSPFETNLVIAHLGNGASINAVKDGISVDTSMGFTPLEGLVMGTRAGDHDAAIDLYMMEKLGLSVKEMNNVLNKKSGIFGITKGKYTDRRDVEESAENGDELAQLAIEIETYRLKKYISAYMGVLGRVDAIVFTAGVGEMGPIFREKALKGLENFGVIIDERKNNISMTRNAETDITGKGSKVKIFVIPTDEELVMTEDTVAIMEGRYDIHTNFTYSFQKPEYKNFAREERFAKEVEKEKELLEIKAKIPGIDF is encoded by the coding sequence ATGGATGTTTTAACTTTCAATTGTGGAAGTTCTTCTGTAAAGTATCAACTTTATAAATGGAATGAAAGAAGAATTGTTGCAAGTGGAATTGTTGAAAGAGTTACTATAGGTGGCTCTTTTATAAAACACGAAGTCCCAGGAAGAGACTCAGTAAAGATCTATCATGAATGCCCAACTCACAAAGAAGCAATTGATCTTGTCATTAAAACCTTAACCGACAAAGAAGTTGGTGTTATCGAAAATGTAAAAGACATTAAGGCAGTTGGTCACAGAGTGGTGCATGGCGGAGAAAAGTTTAATAAATCTGTTTTAATAACAGATGAAGCCTTGAGTGTATTTGAGGAATTGCAGGATCTTGCCCCATTACACAATCCACCCAATATTATGGGTATTAAGGCAGCAAAAAGTGTGCTCCCTGATATTCCTCACATTGCGATAATGGATACGGCATGGCATCAAACAATGCCAAAGCATGCATTTATTTATGCATTGCCTTATGAATGGTATGAAAAAAATAGAATAAGACGGTATGGTTTTCATGGCACTTCTTTCCTTTATGTTGCAAAGAGAGCCTCTGTTCTACTTGGTAAAAGTCCATTTGAGACAAATTTGGTCATTGCACACCTTGGCAATGGTGCAAGCATAAATGCAGTGAAAGATGGCATTTCAGTTGATACGAGTATGGGCTTTACACCTCTTGAGGGTTTGGTAATGGGTACAAGGGCAGGCGACCATGATGCAGCAATTGATCTCTACATGATGGAAAAGCTTGGGCTATCCGTAAAAGAGATGAATAATGTTTTAAATAAGAAAAGTGGTATTTTTGGTATTACAAAAGGAAAATACACCGATAGAAGAGATGTTGAAGAATCAGCAGAAAATGGAGACGAACTTGCCCAACTTGCCATTGAAATTGAAACCTACAGGTTGAAAAAATATATCTCTGCCTATATGGGTGTTTTAGGAAGAGTCGATGCAATTGTATTTACAGCAGGTGTTGGCGAGATGGGGCCAATCTTTAGAGAAAAAGCTTTAAAAGGCCTTGAGAATTTTGGTGTAATAATTGATGAAAGGAAAAACAATATTTCCATGACAAGGAACGCTGAAACGGACATAACAGGAAAAGGTTCTAAAGTTAAAATTTTTGTCATCCCAACGGATGAAGAGTTAGTTATGACTGAGGATACCGTTGCTATCATGGAAGGAAGATACGATATCCATACAAATTTCACATATTCATTCCAAAAACCTGAATACAAGAATTTTGCAAGAGAAGAGCGTTTTGCAAAAGAGGTCGAAAAGGAAAAAGAACTTCTTGAGATAAAGGCAAAAATTCCAGGAATTGATTTTTAA
- a CDS encoding redox-sensing transcriptional repressor Rex, with the protein MDVPYPTIERLALYVRCLRHLKENGVKTISSKEFASFTRTTPEQVRKDFSYFGKFGKTGEGYDVSKLAKRIDKILKVKRKWSIAIIGAGSLGSALSRYPGFKEVGYEVKALFDIDPEKVGKKISNIPIYHIDSFNEIVNKENIEIAIVAVPISAVEKVSKVLATSKIKGILNFTPMTLNIKTRKRTVIQDVDLTQKLYIISYLMKNRMGD; encoded by the coding sequence ATGGATGTTCCATATCCTACAATAGAAAGATTGGCACTTTACGTTAGATGTTTAAGACATTTAAAAGAAAATGGAGTTAAAACAATCTCTTCAAAAGAGTTTGCTTCTTTTACTCGAACAACACCTGAGCAAGTTAGAAAAGATTTTTCTTATTTTGGCAAATTTGGTAAAACAGGAGAAGGTTACGATGTTAGTAAACTTGCAAAAAGAATTGACAAAATTCTCAAAGTTAAAAGGAAGTGGTCTATTGCCATAATTGGTGCAGGTTCTTTAGGCAGTGCTCTTTCACGTTATCCTGGCTTTAAAGAAGTTGGCTACGAAGTAAAAGCCCTTTTTGATATAGATCCAGAAAAAGTTGGCAAAAAAATTTCTAATATTCCTATCTACCACATTGATAGTTTTAATGAAATTGTTAATAAGGAAAATATTGAAATAGCAATTGTTGCTGTGCCTATAAGTGCAGTTGAAAAAGTTTCAAAAGTTTTAGCAACAAGCAAGATAAAAGGCATTTTAAATTTTACACCAATGACTCTAAACATTAAAACAAGAAAAAGGACCGTGATACAAGATGTTGACTTAACACAAAAATTGTATATAATCTCATATCTAATGAAAAATAGAATGGGGGATTAG